The Zalophus californianus isolate mZalCal1 chromosome 6, mZalCal1.pri.v2, whole genome shotgun sequence DNA window TAAATATGTGATCAGACATGGTTCAACTCTTCCACATGGAGATAAGAATCCTGTAATAGAAGTTCAAATGGAGTTCAGTTCATGCCTTATTGATCTCTTTATATTCTTCAGTCACTTAAGTTTTGGCATTCTTCTTAAAACTAGATATCATAATTCAAATGCAAAGATGGAAATCCTTGAAAGAGTAGGACTTAGTGCTTCAACAGCCATAATGAAAGCTTATAACAGTTTAAACATTTGATTTATGTTTACCTGtacaattttgcttttaaaactttaaatatctattatattagttatatatatCATGGCCAAATACAGAGTACAAAATCAATCAGTATAATGAGCAATAAATATCTACTGTGTATTGTTGGGTACATAGGACTAAAGGCAAAAATGATTCCTGAACAACCAGGGGTTATGTAGGATCTTCTTCTGGGATCAAATGGCCACATGGTGTCCAATGACAAAAAAACATTCAAGAGGCAATTCGAACACTAAACTTTACTCTTCTGAAAATCTTTTATGCATTCAAAATGCACCATGTGTAGTTATATGGAATATTTCCGAAAGGATGATTTCTGAAAGGTGTCACAGATTTTGATAAATCCAGGTGTATCAGATGTGTTTAGGAAGAGACAAAAGGTAGAGTCAGAATACACATTGGTGGTTGATTCAAAATTGATCTTTATGTGACAGAAGGTGAACTCTGATAAACTACtgttaaatggatgaaagaaacaTTCTTGATCTTTAAAGAAACTTCAGAGTATCAACATTGCCTCTTCTTTTCATAATATGGCAAATTGCTTCCATGAAGCTTCTTAAAACATTGTCAAAGCACTTTGTGATTTTCAATTTCAAGAATATTAATCTAGTCTACTTAGCCTTCTGTTCAAGGCATTAATAACTGCATCCATGCTTTGCTCCTGATCTGTCATTCCcatcttcatttttattgttccttAGCATACCCTCCTCCAGCCAGGCCATTCAATAAAAGGTTTTGTGAAAATGTCTTTCATACTTTTACCTTAATATCTTTCTTCCTGCTAGTCCCTTTGCTTGAAATAGACTTTTCCTTCAGTTTTGGCTGGCGAATTccaaactttaaagaaattttggCTTAAATAATACCTATCCCATGACACCTTACCTCACCattttggcataatttttttcatcttactaATATTTGTGGCATTAATGTATCACTTACATTTGCTTGTTTgggatttaatatttttttaatatgtgtatcTACCAAATTATGAAAGCATCCATATGATACCTTTTTTCCCCTATACTTCTACTTTCCATAGCAGTCACAGATGTTAGTCAATTGATTACTTATACAATTTCATTAAACTAAATTGCCtttaaatgaaatcttatcatatttcttttgaatatatactaGATATAGTACCACCATTGTGatctttcctgattttcttttacttagGTAACAGTAAGTTAACATGGAGAGTGGCTCCATGGCTCACACAAATGAATCAGTGGTATCTGAGTTTGTGCTTCTGGGACTTTCTAAGTCTTGGGAACTTCAGCTGTTCTTTTTTGCCATCTTCTCTTTGGTGTATGTGACATCAGTTCTGGGCAACATCATGattattgttataatttcttCTGACTCCCATTTGAACTCTCCTATGTACTTTCTGCTCAGTAACCTTTCTTTCATTGATATCTGTCAGTCTAGTTTTGCGACCCCCAAGATGCTTGTGGACTTCTTTGTTGAACACAAGACTATCTCCTTTGAGGGCTGCATGGCCCAGATATTCCTTCTTCATAGTTTTGTTGGGAGTGAGATGATGTTGCTTGTAGCTATGGCATATGACAGATTTATAGCCATCTGTAAACCCCTACACTATAACACAATTATGAATCGGAGACTATGTATAATTTTTGTGTCTATTTCCTGGGCTGTGGGTATTCTTCATTCTGTGAGTCACTTGGCTTTTACAGTGGATCTGCCATTCTGTGGCCCCAATGAGGTAGACAGCTTCTTTTGTGACCTTCCCCTCGTGATAGAGCTGGCTTGTATGGATACTTATGAAATGGAAATTATGACCCTAACTAACAGTGGCCTGATAtcattgggttgttttctggCTTTAATTATTTCCTACACCATCATTTTGATCACTGTTCATCGCCGGCCCTCCAGCAGGTCATCCAAGGCACTTTCTACATTAACTGCTCACATCACAGTAGTGATCCTTTTCTTTGGGCCTTGCATTTACTTCTATATATGGCCTTTTAGCAGACTTTCTGTGGATAAGTTCCTTTCTGTGTTCTACACTGTTTGTACGCCCCTGTTGAATCCCATCATCTACTCTCTAAGGAATGAAGATGTTAAATCATCCATGCGAAAGCTAAGAAACCGTCATGTGAACTCCTGGAAAAACTAGGGATAACCATGAAGGAACATAATCCTGAATGGGAATGAAGAGCCTCTACTGGATCACAACACCATGCCAACTATTTTTGCCAATGATATGGGTTAGTGAGTTATGGAACTGGATTTCTGTCTGAAGTGCAAGAGAATTGCATGAAATCAGTTTATTATTTAGGTATACTTTTAACCCATTTGTCATTGCTTaaatttctaatatataaattctcttgaaaatatttaaaatccttttaaatatcTCATAAACAATTTAGAGATTCTAACCTACATAAAATGCTACTCATGTTATTAAATTTGTGATTCTCTTCAACTGGACACATGACATTTTTATACCTTGCAATCAAAATGTATACGCAAATTGAGTTTCTGATACCTTCAACTTATTAATAACTTTTTTCCATATATTGACATAGTAAAAAGAAATGTGTCTTAAAACATAGACTTTACCTCATTAATGTACATTGTtagcttatcttttctttttgtattgaatattttggtaatttataatTTGGTTAGATATACAGTTGATGcttgaacaatatgggtttgaactgtatGGGTTCAACAcctttacattgtttttttttgtttataaatacagtataatactgtaaatgtatttttatcttcttaatgattttcttaaaatattttcttgagcttactttattgtaagaatacagtatataacatatataacatataagatATGTGccaattgactgtttatgttatcagtaaggcttccaatcaatagtaggctattaggagttaaatttggggggagttgAAAGTTATACCtgaattttcaactgtgtggggggTTGGTGTCTCTAACacctgcattgttcaaggatcaattGTATTTGGTTACTTATCATCTTCCCta harbors:
- the LOC113909868 gene encoding olfactory receptor 4K1, whose translation is MESGSMAHTNESVVSEFVLLGLSKSWELQLFFFAIFSLVYVTSVLGNIMIIVIISSDSHLNSPMYFLLSNLSFIDICQSSFATPKMLVDFFVEHKTISFEGCMAQIFLLHSFVGSEMMLLVAMAYDRFIAICKPLHYNTIMNRRLCIIFVSISWAVGILHSVSHLAFTVDLPFCGPNEVDSFFCDLPLVIELACMDTYEMEIMTLTNSGLISLGCFLALIISYTIILITVHRRPSSRSSKALSTLTAHITVVILFFGPCIYFYIWPFSRLSVDKFLSVFYTVCTPLLNPIIYSLRNEDVKSSMRKLRNRHVNSWKN